CTTGCAGTCCAGAAACCAGCCGATGCCGAACCCGAACATCGGCACCACACTCCACAGATATTGACGCGTGATTCCGAACATTGTCCGGTTAGTTTGCCGATTGATAGTGGGATTGGGGTTGATACGGAAGACCGCTTACGCGTGCTGAACCTGCTGTTTGTTATGCTCCAGCCGAGCCTTCTTCCACTGCCGGGTGTAGCTGTAGTCTGCCGCAATCGAGCCGAACGCTAGCGCTGGAAAGATGATCACGACCCTGTAGCGTTTCCAAAAGCTGCGAATCATTGGCTGGCGGGTTTATTAGATCGGGTAAGAATGgggaataaaatgaataagCGTACACATTTCGTAATAAATCGTTTTTAGTGCGAATGAAGAAATTTTCCCTTACCGTTCTCCGATGGTTGCACCGAATTATGTAAGTGTCAAAATTGCGCATCTCGGAAACGTCACggtttgttgtggttttgcttGACAGCTGCGTTCATGACAGCACATAAATGAAGGCTTTTTCTAGCCGAAATGAGCTATTTGTACGATGCATTTGTATGTTAGAAACGTAGAAAATTTGCAGGATTTTCTATGAATAGCgcgatatttttttacttttgcaaAAAGGCAGAAGAAAGAAATGTAACCAAGACTCTCGTTCGGCTGTATGCTTCAGCAAGCTTGGAGCGAAATGTCAAACGCAGATCATCTGTCAGCATAACGTCAGCCCCAATATCGAtcgcaacgaaaacaaacagaaaacagatGTAAAACTATAGTGAACTGAaggtaaaattattaaaatctgGAAAATTTAGCGTTATCCTCAACATCATGTCCCATCGCAATTTGACCGAACTGTTTCACATGCTGCGAAACAATGCTGTGCACAACCGGAACGTTGGCTATGAAAATGTAAGCATTCGTGTTGGAAGTGAAGCATATGTGAGATTTTCTTTTAACGTTGCTTTCATTTCCCCCAGCACTCAGACAACGAAAATCTACTCGAGCCAGCCGGAAAATCtggcgagcagccacgatggaTCGGAAAATACGACGAAGCGAACTATTTGCTGTTCAAGTAAGATATTTTTTATCATCTATCAGCAAAGAGTAAAGACGCTGTGCGGGAAAAGATGATTGtgagttgtgttttgttgcagGATTCAGGAGCGCATTAACGAAGTAAAAAAGCTCCAAACGGCCGAAGTACGTTCGGTACTGAGTGATGAAAACTCCACGAGTAGCAGCACGGTAAGACACACGACAATTTTTTTCAACAGCCAACCAATATAGTAACAAGtaattttggttttgttttggtagaCTGAAGGCTTGATGATGGAAATAAAGCAATTGATTTGCAGATGTCACGATAACATCAACTCTTTACGCCGCTTGGATAATGGTACTGCTGGAGAGGATGTCTTCATTAATTTGTCCGTCGCTAACATTTGTCTGCTTTTTTCTCCCTCGAACAGGACTCGAAGAAATGCtgttaaaaaatatacaaaaacaCTGTTTGATTATGTTGCAGGGCTTAACGGAGCAGTATCGACAACTGCAAGCACATAAGACGGCTCGTACGCTGAAAGCCAACGAGCCAAGTTTGTCGGTAGTTGGTCCAAGTGGTATTGGTGGCAGCAATAGCAGTAGTAATAGCAATAGCACGATCCTTCGAAACACCTCCTCCAATCCGGTCGACACGTTCGATAACTTTCTGCAGATGGAATCGGATGGGCGCGGAGCCGGATTCGACGATGACGGGGACGATCAGCAGCTATTGGACGATTTCTTTCAGCTGCCCGCGACCGGGCTCACCATCAACCAGAAGCAAATAATGTTGATACAGGCGGACAACACGAAGCAGTTGAAAAGCCGGGAGGATGAGGTGCTGCGCATGACGAACTCGCTTACCGACCTCAACGTCATCTTTAAGGACATCTCGAAGCTGATACAGGAGCAGGGCACGATACTGGACCGGATCGACTATAATATCGAATCGGCCCAGGTGCGCGTCAGCGATGGGTTGCGCCAGTTGCAAAAGTCCGAATCGTACCAGCGCAAGAATCGGAAAATGCATTGCATAATGCTGCTCGCGTTTGCCATTATGTTTATGAtaatattgattatttttaccAAACTGTAAGCGTAGGCCGCTACATTCCATTGTAATtgtgttatttattgatttgatGTGGTGAGTGTTGGTTCTATCCTATCGATAGCCTGCAGAGCCTTATTTATGTTTACTACTGTATGGtgtaattataaaatattccTTCTGAAAAGACACAAGGCGTTTGAGAATTTTCTATTCGGTGGTCTTTTGCTGGTTTTAAGAGGGGATGTAATTATGTAATTTATATCCTTAGAAAAGGTATCATTTTGAGAACAAGCTGATGTCCACGTTCCGTATCGCTTCTTTAGGTCACACTTAATTCTTTGGCAGGTTCTCTCAGTGAATCAAAACAGCAATGTTTGAGTTATTGTATCATACTCGATCGCagaatttatttaaacaacacTATTTGCCGGCTGGGAAGCGGTTCTtcgctttcctttttgttgaACTCCCCGGATGTTTGGGTCGATAAAGGGAAAGAAGAACGCGCCTTCCGTCTAAACGTGCCTCATCACTCTAGTGCTCGTAACCGTCCGGCAGTGCGTTGGTGTGCGGGTTGTGGAACAGGCTCTTGTTGCCTTCGCCCCACGGGAAACGCTTGTTCCGGATGCGCAGATGCTCGTACTTGACAAACTCCGGTTGCGGATGTCCGTGCTCTTCCTGGTGCTTCAGGTAAGCGTTCAGCATGCACAGGCCGACAGCGGGCATGGCCACGAAGAACGATAGCTTCTTCCACACCTTGTAGCCTCCGGCTGGAAAATGGGGGAGGATTGTTGTGAGTAACGATGCGAAGTACCCAGAGCTCGCTGGCTGATATTATGTAAGCCATACACGGTACGGTACAGGCAactacagcaacaaaaaagagctACCCTTACCTTCATGGCCAGCCACGGCAGACGGTCCACCGACCTGGGCATTGCGGGCAATTGATTGCGAGATGGAACGGCGCAGAATGTGCGAAACCAGCGACATGAttgcagattttttttcactgctGCGTGATACACGAATGGAATCTCACTGCTTCTTCGGCGCACCAAAAACTGCAAATTTGCTCTGGCAGAAGTTCGATTGACAGTTCGCTTTGACAGCGCTTTGGCAGagcgaagaaaacggaacAGCTTGAAGTTCGCACCCTTTTCCCGGCAGGTGACGCTACAGGCGATGACGTATGTTGCAATGCACAAATGTTTGTACGAGCGGAtggaaaaaccaaaacaaaatattttacccCTTTTTTCTCTATTCCTAAATAAAACGTATTAGTCAGGGCGCTGTGGTACGAATCTAATAATgctttaataaaatttatacatTAACTATGCTGAACCAGTCCAACAGCTCAGTCGGTAAAGTCGGTATAGTCGGTCCTATCAACCAAGCTTGTTCCGGGAACAAATCATAACGCGCCGTGGGGATTGTTTGATGCTCAAAACAAGTCACACATTGTTTCCCCTTTAATTTACAAACTATGTAACAACACCGGAACCATCAGATTCATAATTCATGTAAATAGATCCTATTTCCCAAGGATAACCTGAATTATTTTATCCTCTTTGAACAATATTGGGACCGTCCTTTCCTACTATTTTGACgactttttaaaataaaacacatccgTTTCGTCCTTTATAAATTCAGTTGTCTTTATTTTCCATGTAACATCATTCTCGTAAAGTTCAGATCCATCAGTTGAATAAATGCAAGGTTTTCCAATGGCTCAGGCTACGCGTACAGCCTTATATACGTGCAATCTGATGTTAGTTACGAAATTACATTACAACTGCTCTGATATCGTTACTCTTTCTGTTGTCAGTATTTACCAAACTTAGATTTTGTTTCGCCCAGAATGGGGGTGATGTTATAGAAATAAATCTTTTGGTTTCCTTTGCAGCTCGGTTGACCAAGCCGTGgaaatgaacaaaattaaaaattatgagTAACTCACTCCAATACCCACttgttaaatttaaatgtaaaaaaagctTAAAACTAGTAACGCACTCGCTCTCCCCTTCTGCTAGGACGTTACATTTTAAGCCGTGCCGCCGCCGGTCTGTTGCTGGTAGACTTCAATTGTGTCGCCTTCCTCCATGTCCAGCGTTGTCGGTGTATCATTTTCGTTGATTGGTTGCCCGTCGAATCGGAAGCGCACTACCTGCATCGAAAGACCCTGTCCAGAGCGagacacagaaaaagaaaattgcgATGTATGAGTCACAAAGCAAAGATGTTCCTTAACCGAACAGACTTACCGCACGATCGCAGTAGGCGTTCATAAGCTTGCGAAGTGGTGTGTgctttttaattttgaactGTACCACCGCATTGTCCTGTCCCAGTACCTTCAGGTTGATATGTTCGGTCTCAGAGCCTTTCGCAACCTATCGTGTTTTTGAGAAAagagataaaagaaaaacaaggagactaatgaataaaacaaagagGTAACTTGTAAAACGTAAACAACCAGCTCTACTTTCTTCGCATTTATGAACAAATTGTGAATATCGCTTATTTCTAGGCGATGCGCAAACATAGCGTCCTTGGCTATTCCCGGAAACAACCCATCGAATAAGAGTATCGAGCGTAGAGAAGTGTGAACAGGATGTAGAGGAAGGGGATGCTAGGAAAATTGTTCACCATTGTTCGATGCAGATGTACAGATCAAAAAGTTACACACACATCAAGAAAAGTGCCATTATAACCAGTTTAGAGGCAGGCGGACTTACCGTACGATCGCAGGCAATAAAATGCCCGGCATTTTGCAGAAATCATCGTCggagggaaggggaagggGAAGGGAAGAAGGGTAATGAGCGTGTGTCCCAAAAAGCCGACACCATCATGGTCACAAGCGCCATCGATGACGCCGGAAGGAGACCGCACACATCAACCAAGATTGAACGATTTCTCCCCCCCGTTAGTCAATGTTAACAACTACTTGCTAAATCCTATTGCCATCTTTCGTACGTACCTTCTTTTCGTCAGCCATCTTTTTTCCTACACACAACGGAGCTACGCTTAACAACGAAACAGACTTTTTGCTTCCACAAGGAACTTCAGACCGCACAAGCGTCCACTGCCACCAGATGCACAATTTGGAATGAAGTTTGAGCGGTGAAATATTTGACAACTCAACCAAGGTATGAATATACATAACAGAAGGTACCCAACCTGCAAAATCTGACGTAAAGAAATTTAAGTGtcaaggagcgtccagactatgcaccataacagttatacgtaacaaaattttgttatgttatacttgttacgcgtaacaaaaacagaatagcGAAATATCGAATCCGTAccgtaacatatgctcgaatttagcaaattcgagttgttttgcaacggaattttttttaaacattggccGTTGATCTAAGCActgaattaaactttttcccatggtCTTTGTACAAAAATATTGTGTTTCTGCAATAAAATAGAACCATGTTACGCTATGCGAGGGATTTTGCATCCACACTTGTTAGGCCatctccacatgggccgcgttttccgcggtaccgcggaaaacgcgtataacttgtatgccactTCACCGCGGTCGGCTGccaaatctccgcggcaggctgtCTTTCTCCGCGGCAGACTGTCAATCTCCGCGGTTGTGAACTGTTCCGCAGCGTTGTCCATCTTGAACAAAGTCGCGTTTCCGCGCCTGTTTGACAGTCTGCCGCGGAGAATGACAGCCGACCGCGGCGCagtggcatacaagttatacgcgttttccgcggtaccgcggcaGAACATACGGGTTGATAGAACCTTCTGCAGTATGATTAAATTGTTGAGCAGGATTGCTAGCATTAATATGAACCAGGAGAGCACTCATAAATACAACAGTCACATTACCAACCTGCCGGGCGCTCACACTTTAGTCTGAGTTTTTGACACGCATCGAATGATTGCAAAATATAGTATCGCAAAAACCCCTTACTCGGATATATACACCTTGGTCAAACCATTTGACCGATGGGATGTCAAATGTTCTGCCCTTTGGTACGTATTGAACAATATCAACAACAGAAATAGTTAAATGGACATTCCATCCCCATCCAACTTCTTGGCTTCGCGGATGATATTAACATCATTAgggcagggccacgagagttgacaaaatgcaaacaaatttgtcaagtgacaaaatcagcttgtcaactgcgaaaaaccactataccgtggccgcgcacacaattgttttcagatttccgataccaggagagcatgtttaaacattaactttcccgttgatcgtgaaaaatttcttcgaaaactatcagtttccaaatgtatggtaccaggagagcatgcacggaagaggtagcacctggtaattttgcccgcctaaagttatgcaatgtttaaacactaactttccataccaaccagctgttttcagatttccgataccaggagagcatgtttttcaagaggtgacacctggtaccagccgagaaAGCACAAATCACTcgcttcccggtagttgcaatctcaaattgttgcatgtaagatgttgcatgccagatgttgcgcaacatatgttgcgcgacatatgttgcatgccagatgctgtgcaacatgtgttgggcaacatcctggtactcggctggtaccaggtgttacctcttgaaaaacatgctctcctgatatcggaaatctgaaaacagctggtttgtatgcaaagttagtgtttaaacattgcattctTTTCGgcgattttcgagcaaaattgctgtactaggtgttacctcttccgctTTGCATAGAATTTTGTACCAGCCGAcaggaagtttgagcgaaatgaaggatgctttccgtttcatccatcttccttacactagcgatcgctctcacggatttggtagtatgcaatgctaaagtgatgggcaaatttattccacactgcaggtgtcacctcttgaaaaacatgctttcctggtttcgcaaatctgaaagcaattgtgttgttcatcgcctaaaacatcaacatgagcgaaacaggtttctaagaaatttctctgattgttaccgtaaagtaaaccgattgaaaactgtaccttgtgcgaaaaatcgtagaaggcgttggactaatcaggaatcgtaaatgtacgtaaatcgtaaaaaatgtgatccaagtagtggtgTTAGTagtggcgatccaagtaggcccgtttacagggctacgcaacagaactctgagatgtacgcaagggagctttctttccgagagtttgctggtgttgttaaatcatgtttgaagtacacctccctaacaccgatattgccgtagcaaaattacaggccccctttaaaaattccgccctgggcctccaaggggattgatcttCCACTGAGCGTATCAGTTGACGGCGACAACCTCGAGGTAGTAAAGGAATTCTGCTATCTTGGGACGGTCGTTATCGCAATCGTCGGGCAATCGGTGTTTGACAAAAGAAGAAGTTTGCCAAGggaaaagtaaaattaatgtttgaaaaggaaaattaatatttcatcTCGATTTTGTCATTGTTGCCTTTGTCTATTTTTTCCAGCAATTGTTAATTATACCTAACTGCatattaaaaacattattcatCTAGCACCAAGAGATAGACACTGAGCAGGTCTTTCATTTGTTTACGAATaaagtttttcatttgttaAATGCTTTGGCTATTTTATAAACTAACGAATGCTTATAACCCGTGATGTTATGTCTTATGTATTACAGCGTTGCTAAGGCTAACTCGCAACGAGTGCGATGTCTTTCCTATGGCTAACCTAGAGCTTCTCGATTTcatattgcatttttttcggGTTTTTCACAGCAATCGATAACAAGAGGTTGGGGAAAAGAGAGACGGTCGTTAGAATCCTGCCACGTCACCACCTTTACGGTAGTCAGCATTCGCATACACCCCGGATGCGTTCTGGGCGATTGCACAAATAATCGAGCCACGCTCTCGGTAACGTGTCGTTCGATGTCCTTTGCTCTGCAATCCCTTCACGATGAGCTGCAAGGTGTGAAATAGGTTAAGGATATATTCAAAGACAATGTGGTCCTGATGTAGCGCTTACATCCAGATTGCCGTACTCATACTGTATTGCCATCGGGATGAGTTGATGATGAAATCGGGGTGCATCGATCGCTTCCTTGATGTCATACCCAAACCAAAGCACGCGCATTATCGTCTGCAAGGAGGAATCGAACCCGGATTAAATGTACAACAGGCAGATCAAGGTTGGCCACTATCTGCAACATACCAGTGCGACGGCCGTGGTAATTTTTGTCCCACCGGCTGCTCCAATTACCAGCTTGACGTTGTGTGCCGGATCCGTCACGATCGTGGGCGACATGGACGAAAGTGCCCGCTTGTGGGGTCGTATGAAGTTTGCCTTTGACCCGGGCAGTCCAAAGTAGTTGCGCAAACCGGGCGACGAAAAATCATCCATGCCACTGTTGACGATAATGCCGGTACGCTGCCCCATCAAGCCTGCCCCGAAGCTACAAAATGAAGACGTGTTTAGAGGGCGCCTAGGTACACGCACATGCTAATTCCGGCAAAAAGCTTACTAAAAGTTCACCGAACTGGTCGCCGATACTGCATCTCCGGATGGTGCTATTGGTGTTTGTTGAACGTGATGTATGTGAGTTAGTTCGGATACCTGATGTTAGTGGAGTCATATTTACCTAGCACTGATATGTGTGCGGTTCCGTCATTGTTCGGCGTAAAGAAGAATCCATCATAATCTGCCGGTTCCGTTCGTGTCATGGCGTCTTCTATACGCGTTCTGATGACTTCTGCGTACTCCACTGAGGTAAGATTTGCAGTGAGCTGCGGATAGAAGAGGTAATATCTGCACATAAGCCCATTCCATATCCGACTTCTCAGCGAAAACCTACCTCAGCGACATCTACGAACCGAGGGTCACCAATTTCCGTTCGTTTGCCGTACGCAAATTTGAATGCCTCCACGATGCGATGCACCGTACGGATGGTGTCCTCGATGCTGCTTGCATCGTCCGGCTGGAAGTGATATCCTTTGAGGATGTTCATGATGAATGCTAGCAAGACACCGCTTGCCGGTGGTGGCACCACGTACATCGTGTCCCCGCCCAGATCGATTGGTATGGATTCATTCCACCGCACACTGGAGAGCAAAATTCGTTCTTTGAAGACACTTTGGATATGATTGTCAAGCATCTATAATAGAGCCCGAACTTCTTTCTTGCTAACTGTCAGATAACTTCATAGAATTGTAGAGATACAAAACATGACTTCTTCAAGATCACAAGCGTCACTATTCTACAATACGGAATAGGCTGTCGGACTAGCGAGAGTTAAGCGATAGCATAGGCTATTGACGAGGTATCTGCGTCATCTTTAAATGAAGTCCTTGGGACTATCAGGAAGAGCCATTATGAGTTAGTGGCAGATCTCTTTAAGAACTCTTAAAGAGAGCTCTTTGTACAAATCCAGAGCTAAAAAACTAttgaaaaaacggaaaccatcGATCGAGTCGTTACTCCGCTAAGAGATATGAGATCAAGTGCCAAATACACTACAACTGATTCTGTTGTAGCTTTGCTTGTAGAATATTCCATCCCTGAGCAAAGCACATCCATCATTAATGTCGAACATAATCCTCACCAACAGCCTATTCTTCCCCGGAGACCGGAGAGTAAGCGTTATTGGGCCTACCTATAGCTCCGTAAATCATCCACCGTGATGATGCTGCCCATATCGTGAAGATCCGCGGCAAAGTCGTTCGCTAGGTTACCCTGATATAGCGTGTCACCGCCCTCTAGCGCGATTTGATCGAGTGTGTCGCACAGCTTCGTTGGTCGTATGAAATCCCCCTGTAGCTTTCGCCTTCCGGTTGCTGGATCCGTAAATAGCTCCCTGTTTTGGGTGGATAAACATGTTGATATTACGATAGGGTGGTGGATAACAAGCAGCTTTAGTCTAGCCCGTACCTGATCTGTTCGTCGGCGAGTGCTTTGGAATTGAACGATAGGGAATCCTGCATGTGCTTGGAGATTGGTATACCCTGCCGACAGAGTTCCTGCGTGGGACGTAACACCTCGCTCCAGGGCAGATGGCCAAATCGCTGATGGGCCTCCCAGTAACCCTTCAGCTCACCGGGTACAGCGACCGACAGTGGACCTTCGTTCGTGGTGCTTGGATCGTGCAGATGCATATCTTCCACTGCGTGGCCGGCTGCAATTTCCCGTGCATCCAGCGTGTAGGCTCGATGCTCCTGGCGTCGGTAGATGTTCATCACGAACCCACCGCCCAAGCCCATCGACTGCAGGTTGGTAAGCCCGGCACAGAACATAGTGCCGATAGTGGCATCGACTGCGGATCCATTCCGTTTCAACAGGTCTCTAGAGGAATATACAATGGAGAGTGTACAGTTCGCTGTAGGTGTTGGAACTGAAGTGGGTGATGACCTTACCGACCAATGTTACTGCAGATGTCCGAATCTGAGCAGATGGCCGCCGTTTCGTACATGTGAAGCGTTGAGTAGGACAGCTTTACCGAGAGATCCGTGTGGCCTGGATCCGGCGGTAACAGTGCATCGGATGTTCCATGATGTGGTGGTGTCTGTTTCAAACCGACGCCAGCTTGGTACAGATACGGTCGGCACCAGTACAGTAGCACCGCAACGAGCGGCACATGGAAGAATGCTACTATTGTACGGCTGTGAAGAAAGGTACGAGGCACGAGAATGTTTGTATTACGTGCCACAACGTCAGTGCGGTCAATTAACATATGCACCATCGATTGTCCAAGTGGAGATTCGGCATCGTGCGCTACCGTTTATTGAACCGGAACATCTTCAGCACTAGACTGGAAGGCACTGTCGAGCGGTTCACCCAGCGGACAGCGAACTCCCTGTACGTCCGGCGTTCGCACAACACACATCACCCACAGCACATCTTGCTACACTCCAGAGCAGACAATCGGACAATCTATCGTTGCTTCATCGTGCTTCAATCACCTGCACGACACGCGCTCGTTCGTGCGCATGCTCTTCGCACGCAGGAGGATTGATACATTTTTACCCACCCGACTAATGCACCAACCGGTCGATTTTCGTTTGGATACTATAGGAACCGaaaccacactcacacacgtttACGGAGATGGTAAACATAACCGCCACACACGTGAGCGACGAGGTGGAATGCGTGCAGAGGAATAAGCGGTGTGGCAAGAAGTGACTCGAGATGTCACCGAAAAGTTGATGATTGGAGAGTAGGCGAGAACGAAAGAAGCCAGGGCCTCGAATGGAAGAAATGGAGTAACAGGGACACGATTAACACGGTACCCCTATACCGTACCACCGGATACGGGGATGAGAGTTCT
This window of the Anopheles moucheti chromosome X, idAnoMoucSN_F20_07, whole genome shotgun sequence genome carries:
- the LOC128306346 gene encoding small ubiquitin-related modifier 3-like isoform X2 translates to MADEKKVRSETEHINLKVLGQDNAVVQFKIKKHTPLRKLMNAYCDRAGLSMQVVRFRFDGQPINENDTPTTLDMEEGDTIEVYQQQTGGGTA
- the LOC128306346 gene encoding small ubiquitin-related modifier 3-like isoform X1, producing the protein MADEKKVAKGSETEHINLKVLGQDNAVVQFKIKKHTPLRKLMNAYCDRAGLSMQVVRFRFDGQPINENDTPTTLDMEEGDTIEVYQQQTGGGTA
- the LOC128307071 gene encoding uncharacterized protein LOC128307071; translated protein: MRNFDTYIIRCNHRRTPMIRSFWKRYRVVIIFPALAFGSIAADYSYTRQWKKARLEHNKQQVQHA
- the LOC128306798 gene encoding syntaxin-16; translated protein: MSHRNLTELFHMLRNNAVHNRNVGYENHSDNENLLEPAGKSGEQPRWIGKYDEANYLLFKIQERINEVKKLQTAEVRSVLSDENSTSSSTTEGLMMEIKQLICRCHDNINSLRRLDNGLEEMLLKNIQKHCLIMLQGLTEQYRQLQAHKTARTLKANEPSLSVVGPSGIGGSNSSSNSNSTILRNTSSNPVDTFDNFLQMESDGRGAGFDDDGDDQQLLDDFFQLPATGLTINQKQIMLIQADNTKQLKSREDEVLRMTNSLTDLNVIFKDISKLIQEQGTILDRIDYNIESAQVRVSDGLRQLQKSESYQRKNRKMHCIMLLAFAIMFMIILIIFTKL
- the LOC128306799 gene encoding cytochrome c oxidase subunit 6A, mitochondrial; this encodes MSLVSHILRRSISQSIARNAQVGGPSAVAGHEAGGYKVWKKLSFFVAMPAVGLCMLNAYLKHQEEHGHPQPEFVKYEHLRIRNKRFPWGEGNKSLFHNPHTNALPDGYEH
- the LOC128306345 gene encoding glutathione hydrolase 1 proenzyme-like → MYETAAICSDSDICSNIGRDLLKRNGSAVDATIGTMFCAGLTNLQSMGLGGGFVMNIYRRQEHRAYTLDAREIAAGHAVEDMHLHDPSTTNEGPLSVAVPGELKGYWEAHQRFGHLPWSEVLRPTQELCRQGIPISKHMQDSLSFNSKALADEQIRELFTDPATGRRKLQGDFIRPTKLCDTLDQIALEGGDTLYQGNLANDFAADLHDMGSIITVDDLRSYSVRWNESIPIDLGGDTMYVVPPPASGVLLAFIMNILKGYHFQPDDASSIEDTIRTVHRIVEAFKFAYGKRTEIGDPRFVDVAELTANLTSVEYAEVIRTRIEDAMTRTEPADYDGFFFTPNNDGTAHISVLAPSGDAVSATSSVNFYFGAGLMGQRTGIIVNSGMDDFSSPGLRNYFGLPGSKANFIRPHKRALSSMSPTIVTDPAHNVKLVIGAAGGTKITTAVALTIMRVLWFGYDIKEAIDAPRFHHQLIPMAIQYEYGNLDLIVKGLQSKGHRTTRYRERGSIICAIAQNASGVYANADYRKGGDVAGF